One part of the Sebastes fasciatus isolate fSebFas1 chromosome 8, fSebFas1.pri, whole genome shotgun sequence genome encodes these proteins:
- the ncoa6 gene encoding nuclear receptor coactivator 6 isoform X2, with protein sequence MAHQHTPPPLSQRTEYLEADNDSDRDSGVGEDAGEDADSCHGDTVTEEEIVNKQDGTEENSGEGEDFTVFVAFQGNMEDEDFNQKLDSVLSGIPNMLDMGSERLQPQHVEPWNSVRVTFNIPRDAAERLRLLAQNNQQQLRDLGILSVQIEGEGAINVAVGPNRGQEVRVNGPIGAPGQMRMDVGFPGQPGPGGVRMANPAMVPPGPVMAGQAMVPGGSGQMHPRVQRPSSQTGSDVMDPMMPGMPVQQQHQLQHQQAGPHVSGPMPPQAAHHMQALQGGRPLNPAALQQLQQQHHQQQQAQQQAQLSQLGPRPPFNPSGQMAVPPGWNQLPSGVLQPPAAQGGPAWRKPPPQAQMVQRPPSLATVQTPSHPPPPYPFGSQQAGQVFNAMGQGQLQQQQQTGVGQFAAPQPKGPQAGPGGVAGPPRPPPPLPPTSGPQGNLTAKSPGSSSSPFQQGSPGTPPMMAQRPTTPQGFPQGVGSPGRAALGQQGNMQQGFMGMPQHGQPGAQVHPGMPKRPMGFPNPNFVQGQVSVSAPGTPGGGANQQLQSSQAMTHTGAPPSASTPNSMSGPPHAQPNVMGVQSSMAGLPPGTTAGPSMGQQQPGLQTQMMGLQHQAQPVSSSPSQKVQGQGGGQTVLSRPLSQGQRGGMTPPKQMMPQQGQGVMHGQGQMVGGQGHQAMLLQQQQQQQNSMMEQMVVNQMQGNKQAFGGKIPAGVMPGQMMRGPAPNVPGNMAQFQGQVGPQQMTPQQQQQIAQLQQQQLQQQQQHQLQQQQLQQQQQQQQQQQQQHQQMNQQPPQQVPIAGNPNQAMGMHGQQMRLPAGHPLIQQQLQQQQLQQQKQQQQAMLQQQQQQQQQQAAQQHQHTLGDPNSGTGDLGVQQMVPDMQVQQQQGMMGGPQHMQMGNGHFAGHGMNFNPQFQGQMPMGGPCVQAGGFPVSKDVTLTSPLLVNLLQSDISASQFGPGGKQGAGGANPAKPKKKKPARKKKPKEGGEGQQQVEGLGGLDVATGMEDSELSNLGGEQSLGLDTPGQKLPDFANRPSGFPGQPGDQRVLQQVPMQFMQQQQQQQQQQQQQQQQQQQQQQQQQQLQHMQQQQQQIQQQQQMQQQQQQQQQIQQQMQQQQQIQQQQQLQQQQQMQQQQQMQQMQMQGLQNAQGQQGMTGPQTSGQGQPQMHPHQLQQQQQQQTQQPHLQQQQQQMMMMLKMQQEQAKNRMSIPPGGQLPPRGMGNPPEVQRLPVSQQGNMPAMISLPGHVGVPPSPDKPRGMPLMVNPQLAGAARRMSHPDVGQGPQGTGSEEAIAGAHPKQPGGPEVGVHPGNGTQQMMANQGSNTHMMKQGPGPPPMPQHTGASPQQQLPSQPQQGGPMPGLHFPNVPTTSQSSRPKTPNRASPRPYHHPLTPTNRPPSTEPSEINLSPERLNASIAGLFPPKINIPLPPRQPNLNRGFDQQGLNPTTLKAIGQAPPSLTLPGNNGSVGGNNTNSQQPFSTGTGLGGAGAKQDKQPGGQAKRASPSNSRRSSPASSRKSATPSPGRQKGAKMAITCPPPQQQLVNPQGQTMMLSPTSVPPSPVSMASQVSGVMEARQTQSPFHGMQGNPAEGVRESQGMMTAEQRQMLQPQPQPLRELSAPRMASPRFPVPQQPKPDLELQAGTVDRHPAHTAPMQDSEVSPTLRAAPTSLNQLLDNSGIPQMSLRPIQSNTVRDVMGKESPKSALDPERPLHSNSQSTDMSAAVTTTATIHVSEAKPKPAVPIPTSSPNLHPASIASLHPSTNMTANTTPSLSQNPISSPGVNPSPNVNPTLTICPTLSTNTNATTSVSPNPVTSSHSSPALTVSTSSNSAINPVSSALKPSPSPKPVTSVHSVIQIPASSSTISPNQITVFVTSNPITSAPTPQAPTSMVSTMVAVPNKNIRPQDIRQQAPVPRPPQFITTTPVFINPIFQVPGASVTPNTTMVSQSVTMMGPIQVSTTNIQLSPAPSVTQSSGANMTSTQPTRNAVGQVQIATSVSSSVPVGTPPAPQQINPGAPKTEGEAGSAQKPSPPVQQQSPHPSPSASSPFQPPLASPPLCSSPGAANTIRKSPMSPSPTAQVKSKPAQAAAAVSGTADSQQSPVERPAQGPTGAVPPQVSHPPASPAIPIEAPAPHTTTAAAPNNITPPAVSSPVPVPGQVAVPAQIVTQAPSPAPVSVSSQAQAVTSQAPVVTVVGATTGVSSGTLISTAAPTQSPIPSIIPIVAGSGPAPEVAPTTSSPVANPSGVPPAQPDPPAMEPPVPSAAASAETTQTAPVPIQHVPQSQEPVASEKTGEDVSTGSEQGWAKKRKTPINLVPRAAVEKPKGPSRRSSRAEKEVEEEPVADSGIRKRSARPGTSAAVKETGASPTQAKRRKSK encoded by the exons GAGGGGTAAGGATGGCTAATCCAGCGATGGTTCCCCCTGGGCCTGTTATGGCAGGTCAGGCTATGGTACCAGGCGGCAGTGGACAGATGCATCCTCGTGTTCAGAGACCATCTTCACAGACAGGTTCAG ATGTCATGGATCCAATGATGCCTGGTATGCCCGTTCAGCAGCAACATCAACTTCAGCACCAACAGGCAGGTCCCCATGTCTCAGGCCCAATGCCTCCTCAGGCTGCCCATCACATGCAGGCTCTGCAGGGTGGGAGACCGCTCAACCCTGCTGCACTGCAGCAGCTACAACAGCAACATCACCAACAGCAACAGGCCCAGCAGCAAGCTCAGCTCTCCCAGCTTGGACCTAGACCTCCATTCAACCCATCGGGCCAGATGGCTGTGCCTCCTGGCTGGAACCAACTACCCTCTGGGGTCCTCCAGCCACCAGCCGCCCAAGGAGGCCCTGCCTGGAGAAAGCCCCCACCCCAAGCCCAAATGGTTCAACGTCCACCCTCTCTTGCTACAGTTCAGACTCCCAGCCACCCTCCGCCCCCTTACCCATTTGGCAGCCAGCAGGCTGGGCAGGTATTCAATGCCATGGGACAGGGACAattacagcaacaacagcagacaGGAGTGGGTCAGTTTGCCGCCCCCCAGCCTAAAGGCCCACAGGCTGGCCCTGGTGGTGTCGCAGGACCGCCCAGACCCCCTCCACCCCTTCCACCAACTTCTGGACCGCAGGGCAACCTCACTGCCAAGTCCCCTggttcctcctcttctccttttcAGCAGGGTTCACCAGGGACTCCTCCCATGATGGCTCAGAGACCTACAACTCCACAGGGTTTCCCCCAGGGCGTTGGATCACCAGGAAGAGCAGCCCTCGGCCAACAGGGTAACATGCAACAAGGATTCATGGGAATGCCCCAGCATGGACAGCCTGGGGCCCAAGTTCACCCAG GCATGCCGAAGCGTCCCATGGGTTTTCCAAACCCAAACTTTGTTCAAGGTCAGGTGAGTGTCAGCGCTCCAGGAACCCCTGGTGGAGGAGCCAATCAGCAGCTACAGAGCAGCCAAGCGATGACTcacacag GAGCTCCACCGTCAGCCTCCACACCAAACTCGATGTCGGGTCCACCCCATGCCCAGCCCAATGTTATGGGTGTACAAAGTAGCATGGCAGGTTTGCCCCCTGGTACAACCGCTGGGCCTAGTATGGGCCAGCAACAGCCTGGCCTCCAGACCCAGATGATGGGCCTCCAGCATCAGGCCCAGCCCGTGTCTTCCTCCCCCAGTCAGAAGGTTCAAGGCCAGGGTGGAGGTCAGACTGTCCTCTCAAGGCCCCTCAGTCAAGGGCAGAGAGGAGGGATGACCCCACCCAAGCAAATGATGCCTCAACAAGGCCAGGGGGTGATGCATGGGCAGGGTCAGATGGTTGGAGGCCAAGGGCACCAGGCCATGCtcctacagcagcagcaacagcaacaaaactcCATGATGGAACAAATGGTCGTCAACCAGATGCAAGGCAACAAGCAGGCATTTGGAGGCAAGATTCCAGCTGGGGTCATGCCCGGCCAGATGATGCGTGGCCCTGCTCCAAACGTTCCAGGAAACATGGCTCAGTTCCAGGGCCAGGTTGGCCCGCAGCAGATGActccacaacagcagcagcaaattGCTCAACTCCAACAACAGCAGttacaacagcagcaacagcaccagttgcagcagcaacagctacagcagcaacaacagcagcagcaacaacaacaacaacaacaccagcaGATGAACCAGCAACCGCCCCAGCAGGTTCCTATTGCTGGCAACCCTAATCAAGCTATGGGCATGCATGGGCAACAGATGAGGCTCCCTGCTGGTCATCCTCTTATCCAACAACAGTTGCAACAGCAGCagttacagcagcagaaacaacagcaacaggctatgttgcaacagcagcagcagcagcaacaacaacaggcagctcaacaacaccaacatacTTTGGGAGATCCCAATAGTGGGACAGGGGATTTGGGGGTTCAACAGATGGTCCCTGATATgcaggtgcagcagcagcaaggcaTGATGGGGGGCCCTCAACACATGCAGATGGGAAATGGCCACTTTGCAGGTCACGGCATGAACTTTAACCCACAGTTCCAAGGTCAGATGCCAATGGGGGGACCCTGTGTACAGGCAGGAGGCTTTCCCGTCAGCAAGGATGTTACTCTGACTAGCCCACTGCTCGTCAACCTGCTGCAGAGTGATATCTCAGCCAGCCAGTTTGGGCCAGGAGGAAAACAGGGAGCAGGGGGGGCAAATCCGGCCAaacccaaaaaaaagaaaccagcACGAAAGAAGAAGCCCAAAGAGGGGGGAGAGGGACAACAGCAAGTAGAGGGACTTGG TGGTCTTGATGTGGCTACTGGCATGGAGGATTCAGAACTTTCCAATCTGGGTGGTGAACAGAGTTTGGGTTTAGACACCCCTGGCCAGAAACTCCCTGATTTTGCGAACAGGCCTTCAG GCTTTCCTGGCCAACCTGGAGACCAGAGAGTGTTGCAGCAGGTACCCATGCAGTTTatgcagcaacagcaacaacagcaacaacaacaacagcaacaacagcagcagcaacagcagcagcagcaacaacaacaacaactgcagcacatgcaacagcaacagcaacagatacaacaacaacaacaaatgcagcagcagcaacagcagcagcagcaaatacaacaacaaatgcaacagcaacagcaaatacaacaacagcaacaattacaacaacaacagcagatgcagcaacagcagcagatgCAACAGATGCAGATGCAGGGTCTCCAGAATGCTCAAGGGCAGCAGGGGATGACGGGGCCGCAGACTTCGGGTCAAGGCCAGCCCCAGATGCACCCGCATCagctgcagcaacagcagcagcagcaaactcAACAGCCACACCTGCAACAgcag CAAcagcagatgatgatgatgctgaagaTGCAGCAAGAACAGGCAAAGAATCGCATGTCCATCCCTCCAGGAGGGCAGCTCCCTCCTAGGGGCATGGGCAATCCACCTGAGGTGCAGAGGCTTCCCGTCTCGCAGCAAGGCAACATGCCTGCCATGATCAGCCTTCCAGGACATGTAGGGGTACCGCCGTCACCTGACAAACCCAGAGGGATGCCCCTGATGGTGAACCCACAG CTTGCAGGTGCTGCTCGAAGAATGTCCCATCCTGATGTAGGGCAGGGTCCTCAAGGCACTGGCTCTGAAGAGGCCATTGCAGGGGCCCACCCGAAGCAGCCTGGTGGCCCAGAAGTTGGGGTGCATCCTGGAAATGGAACCCAACAGATGATGGCCAATCAGGGCTCCAACACTCACATGATGAAGCAAGGCCCTGGTCCACCACCAATGCCCCAGCACACTGGAGCCAGTCCCCAGCAACAGTTACCCAGTCAGCCTCAGCAAGGAGGCCCCATGCCTGGCCTTCATTTCCCCAATGTCCCCACAACCTCACAGAGCTCAAGGCCCAAAACCCCCAACAGAGCCAGCCCCAGGCCGTACCACCATCCCCTCACCCCAACTAATCGTCCACCCAGTACCGAGCCCTCCGAAATCAACCTTTCACCTGAGAGGCTAAATGCCTCTATTGCAGGGCTGTTTCCTCCCAAAATCAACATTCCTCTGCCTCCCAGGCAGCCTAATCTAAACAGGGGATTTGATCAGCAAGGTCTTAACCCAACAACTCTGAAAGCCATTGGGCAGGCCCCTCCTAGCTTAACTTTACCAGGCAACAATGGCAGTGTGGGTGGAAATAACACTAATAGTCAACAGCCATTCTCTACTGGCACTGGTTTAGGAGGTGCAGGCGCTAAACAGGACAAGCAGCCTGGAGGGCAGGCTAAGAGGGCAAGTCCTAGCAATAGTCGGAGGTCAAGTCCAGCCTCTAGCCGTAAGTCAGCCACCCCAAGTCCAGGGAGACAAAAGGGGGCAAAGATGGCCATCACCTGCCCTCCCCCCCAGCAGCAGTTGGTCAACCCTCAGGGGCAAACCATGATGCTAAGCCCTACCTCAGTACCCCCGAGTCCAGTATCTATGGCTTCACAAGTGAGTGGGGTCATGGAGGCACGGCAGACTCAAAGCCCCTTCCACGGGATGCAAGGTAACCCTGCAGAGGGAGTCAGGGAAAGTCAGGGAATGATGACAGCAGAGCAGCGACAGATGCTTCAACCCCAGCCACAGCCTCTGAGGGAGTTATCAGCTCCCAGAATGGCAAGTCCTCGTTTCCCCGTGCCTCAGCAGCCTAAACCTGACTTAGAACTGCAGGCTGGCACAGTTGATAGGCACCCAGCGCACACAGCACCTATGCAGGACTCCGAGGTCTCACCTACTCTCAGGGCAGCTCCAACCTCCCTCAACCAGTTACTGGATAACTCGGGTATCCCACAGATGTCTCTTCGGCCCATACAGAGTAATACTGTTAGGGATGTTATGGGAAAGGAAAGCCCCAAGTCTGCTTTGGATCCAGAGAGACCACTCCACAGTAATTCCCAGAGTACAGATATGTCAGCTGCTGtcactactactgccactataCATGTATCGGAAGCTAAACCCAAACCTGCTGTCCCAATCCCTACCAGCAGTCCTAATTTGCATCCTGCTTCAATTGCCAGCTTGCACCCTAGCACTAACATGACCGCTAATACTACCCCCAGCCTTAGCCAAAACCCCATCTCCAGTCCTGGTGTCAATCCCAGTCCAAACGTAAACCCAACACTTACCATCTGCCCCACCCTCAGTACTAACACTAATGCCACCACGAGTGTAAGCCCCAACCCAGTCACTTCCAGTCACAGCAGTCCTGCCTTGACTGTTAGTACCAGTTCTAACTCCGCTATAAACCCAGTCAGTTCAGCTCTAAAACCAAGCCCTAGTCCTAAACCTGTGACAAGTGTTCACTCAGTCATACAGATCCCTGCCTCTTCTAGCACAATTTCCCCCAACCAGATTACTGTGTTTGTCACCTCTAACCCCATCACCTCTGCCCCCACTCCCCAGGCACCCACATCTATGGTTTCTACCATGGTGGCTGTCCCTAACAAGAACATTAGACCTCAGGACATCCGGCAGCAGGCCCCTGTCCCCCGACCTCCTCAGTTTATCACCACCACCCCTGTATTTATCAACCCAATTTTCCAGGTCCCAGGTGCATCTGTGACTCCCAATACCACAATGGTATCACAGTCAGTCACCATGATGGGGCCTATCCAAGTGTCCACTACAAACATCCAACTTTCCCCTGCCCCAAGCGTCACCCAGTCCTCAGGAGCTAACATGACCAGCACTCAGCCTACAAGAAATGCTGTTGGACAGGTCCAGATTGCCACTAGTGTGTCCTCATCAGTCCCAGTTGGTACTCCCCCTGCTCCTCAGCAAATTAACCCAGGGGCTCCCAAAACAGAGGGTGAGGCAGGTTCTGCTCAGAAACCTAGTCCCCCAGTCCAGCAGCAATCTCCCCATCCAAGCCCTTCAGCATCCTCTCCCTTTCAGCCACCCCTGgcgtctcctcctctctgctctagTCCCGGGGCTGCTAACACCATCCGAAAGAGCCCCATGTCACCATCCCCCACTGCCCAGGTGAAAAGTAAACCTGCAcaggctgctgcagctgtttctggtacagctgactcccagcAGAGTCCTGTAGAAAGGCCTGCGCAGGGGCCCACCGGGGCTGTGCCACCACAGGTCTCTCATCCTCCTGCTAGTCCTGCCATTCCGATTGAAGCACCAGCCCCccatactactactgctgctgctccaaacAACATTACTCCGCCTGCTGTCTCCTCTCCAGTCCCAGTTCCTGGTCAAGTGGCTGTTCCTGCTCAGATTGTTACCCAGGCTCCATCGCCTGCACCAGTTTCAGTCTCAAGCCAGGCCCAGGCTGTAACTTCTCAAGCTCCTGTAGTCACTGTAGTTGGTGCTACCACAGGTGTCTCTTCTGGTACCTTAATCTCTACGGCTGCTCCCACACAAAGTCCTATACCGTCCATTATTCCAATTGTTGCTGGATCTGGACCTGCTCCGGAGGTTGCCCCCACCACATCCTCTCCAGTTGCTAACCCCAGCGGAGTTCCACCAGCTCAGCCTGACCCCCCAGCTATGGAGCCCCCCGTGCCGTCAGCTGCTGCATCTGCTGAAACCACTCAGACCGCCCCAG TACCTATTCAACATGTTCCACAGTCCCAGGAACCTGTTGCCAGTGAGAAGACAG GTGAAGATGTCTCGACAGGTTCTGAGCAGGG ATgggcaaagaaaagaaagacgcCCATCAACTTAGTCCCAAG GGCTGCTGTGGAGAAGCCCAAGGGACCGAGCAGACGCAGCTCCCGGGCagagaaggaggtggaggaggagccaGTAGCAGACAGCGGCATTAGGAAGAGATCAGCCAGGCCTGGAACCAGTGCTGCTGTAAAAG AAACTGGAGCGAGCCCCACCCAGGCCAAACGAAGGAAGTCTAAATAG